Part of the Brevinematia bacterium genome, TGATACTATTCCGTAGATTCCTTCTTTTAGCGCTCCTGGGTTAAAGAAGAAAATGCCATCAATTTTTTTAGCTAAGGGTTGGTGGGTGTGTCCGAACATGACTATTTTAGAGCTGTTTGAAGCTGAAGCAAACTTTAGTTTTTCTAAGTTATCGTGGACACTGAATATATGTCCATGAGTTAGCATTATCTTCTTACCTTCAATCTCAAGGAATTCTATTTCTGGTATAAAGGGTGTAGTGTTATCTTTTCTCATAAGGTCAATGTTACCTCTGACTATGACTACTTCTTTTCCATTGTCTTTGATGTTTTTTATAAAAGGCTTCATATCAAACCATGCATCACCTAAATGCACTATTATGTCTACATTCTTAAGTTCAATTCTAAGAACATCGGATATCAATCCAAGGTGTCCATGAGAATCGCTTAGAACCAGAATTTTCTTAGCCATCTTCTTTTTCTTGTGTTAATTTATTTATCTCATCTCTGATTCTTGCTGCATCTTCATATCTTTCTTCAGCAACAGCCTTTTCAAGTTCTTTCTGAAGCTCTTCTAACAGAACTTCTTTTCTACTTTTTTTCTGTTGTTGACTAGTTTTTTGGGATTTACTGGGAAAACGAACTTGTTCTTCCTCAGGGGATGTTTTTTCTTGGGGTATCTTACTGCTTTGAGTTTGGCTTAGATACTCTGACTTATGAATGGATGATTGATCCATAACATGTTGAGCAACATAGATAGGAGCATTGAACCTTACAGCAATAGCTACAGCGTCACTAGGCCTAGAATCAATCTCTAGAACATTCCCTTGAAAGTTTATATACAGTGTTGCGTAGAAAGTGTTATCTCTCAGGTCGTTTATGACAACTTTCTCAACACTGACTCCCATGCTGTCAAGAATATTTCTTATTAAGTCATAGGTTAAAGGCCTGGGAAATTTTATATCTTGAAGCTTCATAAGTATGCCGTTTGCTTCAAATGGTCCTATGAATATAGGTAGAACCCTATTACTTTCCTTGTCGTAGAAGATCATTGCAAAGCCTGTGTTTGTCATAACTATATCTTCTATTTCCACTTCTATTATCCTATCTTCCATACTCTACCCCAGAGTAAGAATAAACAACAAGTGTATCTTAAGTCAAGTTTGTTTCTTTATCTAGAACTGAAGGGGGGTAAGTAAAAAGCAGAAAATCTTATTTGGTTGCCGACCGAAGTTGGAGTTTATTGTGGGTATTCTGATAATTGGAAAGAGAGTAGGCTAGTTTTCTAAAATTACTTCAAAGGAGGAGAAGGTATGAAAGTTTACTATGATAGTGAGATTGATGTAGGGGTGATAAGGAGTAAAAAAGTTGATGTAATTGTTTATGGTAGTCAGGGCTCTGCACATTCTCAGAATCTGAAGGATAGTGGTGTAGAGGTTGTTGTAGGGCTTAGGAAGGGTTCGAAGACGGAAGAAGAGGTAAGATCTGCTGGACTTAAGGTTATGGAGATAGAGGGTGCTGTTAAGTGGGCTGACGTTATAATGATTCTTACTCCTGATGAGACTCAGCCTGAGATTTATGAGAACTACATTAAGAATAACTTATCTGAGGGGAAGATGCTAATGTTTGCTCATGGCTTTAATATTCACTATAACCAGATTGTTCCGCCAGGTAATGTTGATGTCACTATGGTTGCTCCGAAAGGACCGGGTATTCTTGTAAGACAGCAGTATCTTGAGGGTAAGGGAGTTCCCTGTTTGGTAGCAGTTCATCAGGATTACACAGGTAAGGCTAAGGAGATTGCTCTTTCCTATGCTAAGGCTATTGGGGGATCAAGAGCCGGGGTTATTGAAACAACGTTTAAGGATGAGACCGAGACTGATCTGTTTGGGGAGCAAGCGGTTTTGTGTGGTGGTGTTGTGCACCTGATGGTTGCAGGATTTGAAACTTTGGTTGAAGCAGGATATCCTCCCGAGATGGCATACTTTGAATGCATTCACGAGATGAAACTCATAGTTGATCTGATATATCAGGGGGGAATTTCCACGATGAACAGCTTTGTTAGTAATACTGCCGAATATGGTGAGTATGTTTCAGGCCCTAAGGTTATAACTGAGGAAACCAAGAAAAACATGAGAAGGATACTTGAGGACATCCAAACTGGGAAGTTTGCCAAGGATTGGATACTTGAGAATAAGGCTGGTAGACCCCACTTTACAAAGATGAGAGAGATATGGTCGAAACACCAAGTTGAGGAGGTAGGTAAGAAGCTTAGAGCAATGATGCCATGGATTACTCCACCTTCAAGAAAGCCCAAAAACTAGTTTTTTGTGCGTTATTGCACAGAGAGCTTTTGATATTTTAGATTTTTAGATGGCTGAAGTAAAGTTGTGAGGGTTTTCTAAAGCTTTGTAAGGTTGGTGTAGGCTAATGGTGTTA contains:
- a CDS encoding YfcE family phosphodiesterase, translated to MAKKILVLSDSHGHLGLISDVLRIELKNVDIIVHLGDAWFDMKPFIKNIKDNGKEVVIVRGNIDLMRKDNTTPFIPEIEFLEIEGKKIMLTHGHIFSVHDNLEKLKFASASNSSKIVMFGHTHQPLAKKIDGIFFFNPGALKEGIYGIVSVGSSISYKHYKLKNLP
- a CDS encoding bifunctional nuclease family protein, translating into MEDRIIEVEIEDIVMTNTGFAMIFYDKESNRVLPIFIGPFEANGILMKLQDIKFPRPLTYDLIRNILDSMGVSVEKVVINDLRDNTFYATLYINFQGNVLEIDSRPSDAVAIAVRFNAPIYVAQHVMDQSSIHKSEYLSQTQSSKIPQEKTSPEEEQVRFPSKSQKTSQQQKKSRKEVLLEELQKELEKAVAEERYEDAARIRDEINKLTQEKEDG
- the ilvC gene encoding ketol-acid reductoisomerase, with the protein product MKVYYDSEIDVGVIRSKKVDVIVYGSQGSAHSQNLKDSGVEVVVGLRKGSKTEEEVRSAGLKVMEIEGAVKWADVIMILTPDETQPEIYENYIKNNLSEGKMLMFAHGFNIHYNQIVPPGNVDVTMVAPKGPGILVRQQYLEGKGVPCLVAVHQDYTGKAKEIALSYAKAIGGSRAGVIETTFKDETETDLFGEQAVLCGGVVHLMVAGFETLVEAGYPPEMAYFECIHEMKLIVDLIYQGGISTMNSFVSNTAEYGEYVSGPKVITEETKKNMRRILEDIQTGKFAKDWILENKAGRPHFTKMREIWSKHQVEEVGKKLRAMMPWITPPSRKPKN